From one Streptomyces sp. NBC_01478 genomic stretch:
- a CDS encoding DUF6758 family protein has protein sequence MRGEPSCPKCGGRVRAPGLFSDSWQCDVHGTVHPLQPVIPPSVEALSVVVHRTKVPVWMPWPLPVGWLFTGVACAGDDRSGGRATAVACTGPGPLGGMGELILVAEELGVGLGARYAGIDGPDPGPYMNVEKPPQAKLLAAGRPTPLWHVATAPDDRAVFAGEALGLWLWAVVWPEQSGLLMYDELVLTDLRDAGAEVDLVPCGALSPRLLEP, from the coding sequence ATGAGGGGCGAACCCAGTTGCCCGAAGTGTGGTGGCCGGGTCAGGGCTCCCGGACTCTTCTCCGATTCCTGGCAGTGCGATGTCCACGGCACCGTGCATCCGCTGCAGCCCGTGATCCCGCCCAGCGTCGAGGCGCTCAGTGTGGTGGTGCACCGGACGAAGGTGCCGGTGTGGATGCCGTGGCCGTTGCCGGTCGGATGGCTGTTCACCGGTGTGGCCTGCGCGGGCGACGACCGTAGCGGGGGGCGGGCCACGGCGGTCGCCTGCACCGGGCCCGGGCCGCTCGGGGGGATGGGGGAGCTGATCCTTGTCGCCGAGGAGCTGGGGGTCGGGCTCGGGGCGCGGTATGCGGGGATCGACGGGCCGGATCCCGGGCCTTATATGAACGTCGAGAAGCCTCCTCAGGCGAAGCTGCTTGCGGCGGGGCGGCCTACGCCGTTGTGGCATGTGGCCACGGCGCCGGACGACCGGGCCGTTTTCGCCGGGGAGGCGTTGGGGTTGTGGCTGTGGGCCGTGGTGTGGCCTGAGCAGTCGGGGTTGTTGATGTATGACGAGCTGGTGTTGACGGATTTGCGGGATGCGGGGGCCGAGGTTGACTTGGTGCCCTGTGGTGCGTTGTCGCCGCGCTTGCTGGAGCCGTAG
- a CDS encoding PHP domain-containing protein, translated as MRIDLHTHSTASDGTDSPAELVRNAAAAGLDVVALTDHDTSRGYGEAIDALPSGLTLVTGAEMSCRIDGVSMHMLAYLFDPEEPALLAERELVRDDRVPRAQGMVAKLQELGVPVTWEQVARIAGEGSVGRPHVATALVELGVVPTVNDAFTVDWLADGGRAHMAKHETDPFEAIRLVKGAGGVTVFAHPGASKRGHTVPEAAIAEMAAAGLDGIEVEHMDHDDETRVRLRGLAKDLGLLVTGSSDYHGSRKTVRLGEYTTDPEVYGEITRRATGAFPVPGAGGV; from the coding sequence GTGCGTATCGATCTGCACACCCACTCCACGGCCTCCGACGGGACGGACTCGCCTGCCGAGTTGGTGCGGAATGCTGCCGCTGCCGGGCTGGATGTTGTCGCGTTGACGGATCACGACACCAGTCGTGGGTACGGCGAGGCGATCGACGCGTTGCCCTCGGGGCTCACGCTCGTCACCGGGGCCGAGATGTCCTGTCGGATCGACGGGGTCTCGATGCACATGCTGGCCTATCTCTTTGATCCTGAGGAACCGGCTCTGCTCGCCGAGCGGGAGTTGGTGCGGGACGATCGGGTGCCCCGGGCTCAGGGGATGGTCGCCAAGCTGCAGGAGCTGGGTGTGCCGGTGACCTGGGAGCAGGTCGCGCGGATCGCCGGCGAGGGGTCGGTCGGGCGGCCGCATGTCGCCACCGCGCTGGTCGAGCTGGGTGTCGTACCTACGGTGAACGACGCTTTCACCGTGGACTGGCTGGCCGATGGAGGCCGGGCGCACATGGCCAAGCACGAGACCGATCCGTTCGAGGCGATCCGGCTGGTGAAGGGTGCGGGGGGCGTGACCGTGTTCGCGCACCCCGGCGCCAGCAAGCGTGGGCACACCGTGCCCGAGGCCGCGATCGCCGAGATGGCCGCCGCCGGGCTCGACGGTATCGAGGTCGAGCACATGGATCACGATGACGAGACGCGCGTACGGCTGCGGGGGCTCGCGAAGGATCTCGGGCTGCTGGTAACGGGGTCCAGTGACTATCACGGGAGCCGTAAGACCGTGCGGCTCGGTGAGTACACGACCGATCCCGAGGTGTACGGCGAGATCACGCGGCGCGCGACCGGGGCGTTCCCGGTGCCGGGGGCCGGCGGAGTCTGA
- a CDS encoding MarC family protein: MFDVAVFGSLFLTLFVIMDPPGITPIFLALTAGRPSKVQKRMAFQAVCVAGGVITVFGLLGHQILDYLHVSVPALMIAGGLLLLLIALDLLTGKTDEPKQTKDVNVALVPLGMPLLAGPGAIVSVILAVQKADSVATQVSVWTAILAIHVVLWVVMRYSLLIIRVIKDGGVVLVTRLAGMMLSAIAVQQIINGITQVIRAS; encoded by the coding sequence ATGTTCGACGTCGCCGTCTTCGGCTCCCTCTTCCTGACCCTTTTTGTCATCATGGATCCCCCTGGGATCACCCCGATCTTCCTTGCGCTGACCGCCGGACGACCGTCCAAGGTGCAGAAGCGCATGGCCTTCCAGGCCGTGTGCGTCGCGGGTGGCGTGATCACCGTCTTCGGGCTGCTCGGGCACCAGATCCTCGACTATCTGCATGTCTCCGTGCCCGCGCTGATGATCGCGGGCGGGCTGCTGCTCCTGCTGATCGCGCTCGACCTGCTCACCGGCAAGACCGACGAGCCGAAGCAGACCAAGGACGTCAACGTCGCCCTTGTACCGCTGGGCATGCCGCTGCTCGCCGGGCCCGGTGCGATCGTGTCCGTCATCCTCGCCGTGCAGAAGGCCGACAGCGTGGCCACCCAGGTGTCGGTGTGGACGGCGATCCTCGCCATCCATGTCGTGCTGTGGGTGGTGATGCGGTACTCGCTGCTGATCATCCGGGTCATCAAGGACGGTGGGGTCGTGCTGGTGACGCGGCTCGCGGGGATGATGCTGTCCGCCATCGCCGTGCAGCAGATCATCAACGGGATCACCCAGGTGATCCGGGCGAGCTGA